One Clupea harengus chromosome 3, Ch_v2.0.2, whole genome shotgun sequence DNA window includes the following coding sequences:
- the LOC105895655 gene encoding solute carrier family 45 member 3 → MPEWRSRWRLILLNSLTCGLEICVAAGITYVPPLLLEAGVEERYMTMVLGIGPVFGLLFIPLIGSASDHCNSSYGRRWPFIWLLSLGVLIALVIIPHADALATYFWGGRTLHVGLLILGVGLLDFCGQLCFTPLEALLSDLYHDQEDYSQAFAMFSFMVSLGGCIGYLLPALDWSRGLLSVYLGGQAECLFSLLIVIFVSSALVTMKASEEPGHPSAALEPSPLQTGRWVPCSCCYLLRCKFRFLKSGALLCLLQTCWTMTPAIYRSYCHVPRVMRQLCVAQLCSWIAVMSFMLFYTDFVGEGLYEGVPSAAPGTTLRQRYDDGIRMGSLGLFLQCATSTFFSLLMSRLVCLFGSRTVYLSSMVCFTISALIICLSKNVILVTTMSALTGFAYATLQTLPYTLTCQYHKDKEVYMPNGKTKLLNKNGVTITRESVHLKVDDRGEVLNNKPGCVNGNAYFSRDISEYHPPQQYQNGFPSNSIEEDDHEKRGVGLDFAILDSTFLLSQVFPTFFMGMIVQLTQSVTAYIACSAIFGAIAICLANHVIFDQKDLRC, encoded by the exons ATGCCTGAATGGAGGTCCCGGTGGCGACTTATACTGCTGAATTCCTTGACCTGTGGCTTAGAGATCTGTGTGGCAGCTGGGATCACCTATGTGCCCCCACTGCTGCTGGAGGCAGGGGTGGAGGAGCGCTACATGACTATGGTGTTAG gtATAGGACCAGTCTTTGGACTACTCTTCATCCCGCTGATTGGTTCTGCTAGTGATCATTGCAACAGCAGTTATGGGCGGCGGTGGCCTTTCATCTGGTTGTTGTCGTTGGGTGTGCTGATTGCCCTGGTCATCATTCCCCACGCAGATGCTCTGGCCACATACTTCTGGGGTGGTCGAACCCTTCATGTGGGTCTGCTTATCCTGGGCGTGGGCCTGCTTGATTTCTGTGGCCAGCTGTGCTTCACTCCTCTGGAGGCTCTGCTGTCTGACCTGTACCATGACCAGGAGGACTACAGCCAGGCGTTTGCCATGTTCTCTTTCATGGTCAGCCTGGGAGGCTGTATTGGGTATTTGCTTCCTGCTTTGGATTGGAGTCGAGGGCTGCTGTCAGTTTACCTCGGAGGGCAGGCAGAGTGCCTCTTCTCACTGCTCATCGTCATCTTCGTGTCCAGTGCCTTGGTGACGATGAAGGCATCAGAAGAGCCAGGGCATCCCTCTGCAGCTCTAGAGCCAAGTCCCCTGCAGACGGGCCGTTGGGTGCCGTGCTCCTGTTGTTACCTGCTCAGGTGCAAATTCAGGTTTCTGAAGTCAGGGGCCCTGCTATGTCTGCTGCAGACGTGCTGGACCATGACACCCGCCATCTACCGGAGCTATTGCCATGTGCCACGTGTGATGCGACAGCTCTGCGTAGCACAGCTTTGCAGCTGGATCGCAGTGATGTCTTTCATGCTGTTCTACACAGACTTTGTGGGAGAGGGGTTGTATGAAGGTGTCCCCAGTGCTGCTCCTGGGACAACCCTGAGACAACGTTATGACGACG GCATTCGAATGGGCAGTTTGGGCCTTTTTCTACAATGTGCTACCTCAACGTTCTTCTCATTGCTCATGAGCCGGTTGGTGTGTCTCTTTGGCTCAAGAACGGTCTACCTGAGCAGTATGGTGTGCTTCACCATCTCTGCTCTCATCATCTGCTTGTCCAAGAATGTGATCTTGGTTACAACCATGTCTGCGCTGACAGGATTTGCCTATGCGACCCTGCAGACTCTTCCCTACACTCTCACGTGCCAGTatcacaaagacaaagag gtttacATGCCAAATGGGAAAACTAAATTATTAAACAAGAATGGTGTCACCATCACAAGAGAATCTGTGCATTTGAAAGTAGATGATCGCGGTGAGGTCTTGAACAATAAACCTGGCTGTGTCAACGGGAATGCATATTTCAGCAGGGATATTTCAGAATACCACCCCCCACAGCAGTACCAGAATGGCTTCCCATCTAATTCCATAGAGGAAGATGACCATGAAAAACGTGGCGTTGGCCTGGATTTTGCCATTCTGGATAGCACCTTTCTACTGTCTCAAGTGTTCCCCACTTTCTTCATGGGCATGATCGTGCAACTTACACAGTCTGTCACTGCCTACATCGCCTGTTCTGCTATTTTTGGTGCTATTGCCATTTGCTTGGCAAACCATGTCATTTTTGACCAAAAAGACCTGAGATGTTAA